One segment of Mycolicibacterium sp. YH-1 DNA contains the following:
- a CDS encoding maleylpyruvate isomerase family mycothiol-dependent enzyme — MTIAEDAQAERAALAESLIDAGPSARTACGDWTALDLAAHLAGEERNGGVSTFIARSLVAHGISVRGAPKMVDTALRLERRHGFTTLIDRLRRPMPRLLLRPRVAPLTLFEYWTHHDDLIGFSTGAHAVPATLAEVVPLLLRYQLKQLPASVRVTVGTSDGNHRWSVGPNSAPEVIVGGAPPNLIRWLSGRRTQGEITITGPDSPVQALRAFAGQV; from the coding sequence ATGACGATTGCGGAGGACGCCCAGGCCGAACGGGCGGCACTCGCAGAGTCGTTGATCGACGCAGGTCCGTCGGCCCGAACGGCGTGCGGTGACTGGACTGCACTGGACCTTGCGGCCCACCTGGCGGGTGAGGAACGCAACGGCGGTGTCTCGACTTTCATCGCTAGATCCCTGGTGGCACATGGTATTTCGGTGAGAGGCGCACCGAAGATGGTCGACACCGCCCTGCGCCTGGAACGGCGCCACGGCTTTACGACACTGATCGACCGGCTGCGTCGGCCCATGCCGCGACTGCTGCTACGGCCGCGGGTGGCGCCACTGACTCTTTTCGAGTACTGGACCCATCACGACGATCTCATCGGCTTCAGCACAGGAGCCCACGCCGTGCCGGCAACACTCGCGGAGGTCGTTCCCCTGCTGCTGCGCTATCAGCTCAAGCAACTGCCCGCGAGTGTCCGGGTGACGGTCGGTACCAGCGACGGCAACCACCGGTGGTCGGTCGGGCCCAACTCGGCCCCAGAGGTGATTGTCGGGGGCGCTCCCCCGAACCTGATCAGATGGCTATCGGGGCGTCGAACACAAGGCGAAATCACCATCACCGGACCCGATAGCCCCGTGCAGGCACTACGCGCATTCGCGGGTCAAGTGTGA
- a CDS encoding alpha/beta hydrolase: MHFGLASLIDPDLWTLADESRAFYARRAAGRGPSSWEELREFRASAAPSTESDLSTVAELANADGRSVPVRVHLPEAKAVKGVLLEIHGGGFYMGSAAGSDSSNRRLADSLGVAVVSVDYRLAPEHPWPSAPDDCETAALWLVDNAERRFGTTNLAVSGFSAGATLATVTLLRLRDRGVTAFGSAVLQFGTYDLAAQTPAGRQIAEEYFLDAYAGTAPDRTHPDISPIYADLAGLPPTLIVVGADDILLEDNLAMATRLSAAGVDIDLRIYPESPHGFTGHPTPMAQAAHRHINTWLTARLDAGLPQTQPTSWSV, encoded by the coding sequence GTGCATTTCGGCTTGGCCTCTCTGATCGATCCCGACTTGTGGACTCTTGCCGATGAGTCACGCGCTTTCTACGCGAGGCGTGCGGCCGGCCGAGGTCCGAGCAGCTGGGAGGAGCTTCGCGAATTTCGAGCCAGCGCGGCGCCTTCCACCGAGTCGGACCTGTCGACGGTTGCCGAGCTCGCGAACGCTGATGGGAGAAGCGTGCCGGTGAGGGTCCACCTGCCGGAAGCCAAGGCCGTGAAGGGCGTCCTTCTCGAGATCCATGGTGGCGGGTTCTACATGGGGTCAGCCGCAGGCAGTGATTCCTCGAACCGGCGTCTCGCAGACTCGCTTGGGGTCGCGGTCGTGAGCGTGGACTACCGGCTTGCCCCTGAGCATCCATGGCCCTCCGCGCCCGACGACTGCGAGACCGCAGCCCTCTGGCTCGTCGACAACGCCGAGCGTCGCTTTGGCACCACGAACCTCGCGGTCAGCGGTTTCTCCGCGGGCGCGACGCTGGCAACGGTCACGCTTCTGCGTCTGCGTGATCGGGGCGTCACCGCGTTCGGTTCCGCTGTCCTGCAATTCGGCACCTACGACCTCGCGGCTCAGACACCGGCCGGACGACAGATCGCCGAAGAGTACTTCCTCGACGCCTACGCGGGCACCGCGCCAGACCGGACGCACCCCGACATCTCACCGATCTACGCCGACCTCGCGGGCCTGCCTCCGACACTCATCGTCGTCGGCGCCGACGACATCCTCTTGGAAGATAACCTGGCCATGGCCACGCGACTGTCGGCAGCCGGGGTCGACATCGATTTGCGCATCTACCCAGAATCTCCCCATGGATTCACGGGCCACCCGACTCCGATGGCGCAGGCCGCTCATCGACACATCAACACTTGGCTCACCGCTCGCCTCGACGCTGG